The genomic stretch TATTCGGTCCCAAAAATATCATTCACTCCTCGAACGAAACTGACTAGACATTCAATAGCGGTAGTTTCACCAATTtgaacatactcatcaacataatCGGCAGGCGCTCCATATGCCAACATTCGCATAGCAGCGCTGCACTTCTGTAATGGCGAAAGCCCCCTTCTACCGATTGCATCAAACCTCGTATGGAAATACTCTGAATGATTTTCTAGAGCTTGCACTATGCATAGGAATACATGTCTACGCATTCTAAATCTTCTTCGAAATTGATATTCTGTATACACTGGTTCATTAGAAAAGTAGTCATCGAACAAACGTTGGTGTCCTTCTACATGACCTCTATCAATGTGGGCTCTCTTTCTTCCTTGTCTTGTTGAGCTACCCCCATCCATGAGCGCTTTGAAATATTGATCATTATGATCGTCAGTACACTCTGCAATTATGATATCCTCTAGACTTATATTGTCGTATGGATTCGGAGAATTTGGCGAATCCATTGTTGAACTTAGAGTATATGATATTTGGGAATGAAAGATGAATGAAAGAGTAAAATGAAGGATTGAATGGAGAGTTGAGTAAAAGGAATATTGAAATTTGGTATTTATAGACATGGtagccgttgaaatatagccgttaaaatgtagccgttaaaatatagtcgttaaaatgtagccgataaaatatagccgttgaaatatagccgttaaaatgtagccgttgaaatgtagccgttaaaatgtagccgttaaaatgtagccgttgaaatatagccgttgaaatatagccgttgaaatgtagccgttgaaatatagccgttgaaatatagccgttgaaatatagttgttaaaatatagccgttaaaatgtagccgttaaaatatagccgttaaaatatagccatTAACATAaaggataatttatttaaataaaataaaatacataataatgcggttgataaaaatacatagcaattacaacttcaggatattattcttaatataagTACACAAGTTTTCATGATCTTTCTTTTGTTCAGGAGTCATATGCGACGTGTCCATGATGAGATAATCAATGTATTTTGTCATCCTATTATCTTCTGTCTCTTTCTCCTTTATCGTCGCCTCTTTCTCCTTTATCGCCTCCAATTTCTCCAATGCAGATGCTTTCCGTTCACTAATCTCTATAAATCTAGCATGTGtgtcttttttttccttcccttttctctTTGCTGCCTTTTGGCCAGCAGGGCGTACTTCACGTACTTCATCATCACTGATGTCTGCAGTGGAAGAAGAAGTAAATGCCCCTATATCTGACACCTTTGTTCTCTTACCACCTTTTGGTTGGTACATTGTATTCCATTTCGGCTCATCCTTTAGCAATCTCCAACAGTCCACAAGCAGAAAATTTGAGTTGTTATTTTCAGATTTGTACAATTGATGTGCATTCTCAAGAATTTGCTCATCAGACCAACCACTGTGATGTGCTTGTTGTACTCGTTTATAACACCCATTGAAACGCGCCACCTTTTGATTCATCTTGTTCCAATGATCTTTGCATTGCCTTCCAGTTCTTGCTTGCTcgcctgtagagtccaagaactttacttagctaagttagatagtagtattatagtaattattgtattatctttatgactgtggatttttggttcagaccgggatttatttggacactcatagtagtacttgtagattttctaagtttaatctatagtgtaggaatattaattttaacctaaggtttgattaatatgactgatattgaggataatatttattatactataaggtttagataagaaccaataggaaaatagcacatgttatgtatgggtttaataatgattaagtattttgacgatttaatttattaaggttaaaatttgaatgctctaaggtcagtcagcagctttgaaaacgtttaagggcttagtcaaggttgtttactcatttcaaattaagctaaaaatgtgtaatttcgtgtttaaataatcagcgtatgccgatatatcgcagctatagggggcgatatatcgcagcacgaagatacgaaaaacacgaaacgatgcacgactgcctcgggcatactggcccaggcgatatatcgcctacagggggcgatatattgcccctctcagcataatttgaaagtttttgaaatcattttccattcaacccttcaacttcttgataagtccagcatctttttgaacgagtcttcagcctctgctgaaccataattcaaattattttcacttaaaaagctattatttttattcaagttaaatgaagatctcttcattcctaaactctataaataggacctagtacccagccattattcatcttttactctaagttcagaggctgcaagttgctaggtgagtgtgagagtgtaaacacttgggttgtgaatcataagcttgatcatcataagcttatcaaacacttgggaagtaagattttatagcatttcggttcaaggtttagatcggtcttataagtcttcaaggtaacccaaactctagttcgtttctgtactttttctttaaaaagttctcatagtcttctactcattctaaccttattcttattttggttaggaaatctaagttcttgagcaaaaaggttttggtaagtatatttttaaaagtatagttccttcatctctttttcttcaatagactcaccctttcataaatggtttttaggagtgttccaaagtcccaactctgtcatcatatcccggtaattttggtaaggaaaataggatagaatttatatgttatatgttttttatatgttatcttatgtttttatgttatgaaatatgttatgttatgttatgttatgtatgtttgtaggcttgggcatatgacccatatgactaacaagccccaaatggattatgggcatatgacctgcttagctagtaggaccccactaatctaatgggcatatgacttgtttagtctatgggaccccaagtaataatggccattatagtatgtgtatgatataagtgttatgttatgtttttatgtttcttatgaaatttatgtatatgaactatgtgttagattttccttgctgggcattaggctcattcctttttgtttatatgtgcaggaaaatagtcttagtggcgggaaatgttcttggaagcttggagaatgtgtattgaggcggaatggattcaagagccgagcgtttcgattcgaggatgtagttttgtttttatggtttttacatgtatttttccgcacttattatgtaatccctttttattttgaattatgttatgttttgtttttaaaacaatgagatcccatatcctacttgagattttatgtaagtttaactcttatttttacaagtttcttaatgaagttatggtattttcacttgtaagttatattaaggattagtatgtatagttttcgttaatggtccaaaagtctagagtagttgggtcattacatcgcCTTTTTGGTTAGTGTTGTAGTATTCTGCAATCCGAGCCCAGAAATGTGTAGAAGTTTGGTCATTCCCCACAATGGCATCCTTAGATGTATTAAGCGATCCACTTATCAGAAGTATAGTGGCTTCCTTGCTCCATTTGACTTTACATTTATGCCTTGATTCATCTTCATTGTGTAGAACTACATTTTCCACTCCAATGGTAAGCCATCAACATATTCGGTAGCCTGTCAGAGAACTATTTAGGAGACCACGAACGTTGGAGATGACCTTACAtgtaaataattttgaattaatatataatatttctcatttttGATAGCAGGAGTGTAAAAGTTCAATTCTCCATGTAGAGATTTATTGTATGTATGTTCCCCTTATAGTGGTGGTGTTCACGTAATGATTTTTACagataagtaatatttaaagatgTATTTAGATTGTTGTTCTgagatttatattttaatatgtaattgagattatccataaatctaacaaaattaaaataagatagaAGTAGTATAAAATTGGGGATAACTTGAAAAATACCCAGTTTtaggattagttaactaaaaatagctactaataatatttagttgaatattacccacttttttaagcacatttcctatattatccttaaaacactGCTAAAAATCCAATGTAAAAATCTCAATCTTTGCCTCTGTCGTGTCATTTATTTTTCTCTTTAAATAATATTCCACTATGAGTTCCACTAGACTACTGTATAATGGGTAGAGTCATTAATAGTTTGGGTATTAATCAAAAAGTTTTAAAAAGTGGATAAAAATTaaagaagttaacttaaattgggTACTAGGTGTAATTTTCACTATATAAAATTGTGAATTAAATCTCTACACTTGAAAATTAGAATATActcaagatatatatattttttgaatggaGTATTATAATTATAGTCATAGTTTagtataaaagaaaataaaataagacGAATATTGATTta from Humulus lupulus chromosome 5, drHumLupu1.1, whole genome shotgun sequence encodes the following:
- the LOC133780041 gene encoding uncharacterized protein LOC133780041 — encoded protein: MNQKVARFNGCYKRVQQAHHSGWSDEQILENAHQLYKSENNNSNFLLVDCWRLLKDEPKWNTMYQPKGGKRTKVSDIGAFTSSSTADISDDEVREVRPAGQKAAKRKGKEKKDTHARFIEISERKASALEKLEAIKEKEATIKEKETEDNRMTKYIDYLIMDTSHMTPEQKKDHENFSTMDSPNSPNPYDNISLEDIIIAECTDDHNDQYFKALMDGGSSTRQGRKRAHIDRGHVEGHQRLFDDYFSNEPVYTEYQFRRRFRMRRHVFLCIVQALENHSEYFHTRFDAIGRRGLSPLQKCSAAMRMLAYGAPADYVDEYVQIGETTAIECLVSFVRGVNDIFGTEYLRRPNAGDIRRLLQMGEVCGFPGMLGSIDCMHWEWKNCPVAWKGQFTRGDHSRPTIMLEAVASQDLWIWHAFFGVPGSNNDLNVLNQSPIFTDILQGQAPTVEFTINGTQYNKGYYLADGIYPEWGTFVKTILLPQGEKRKLFA